Proteins from a genomic interval of Stenotrophomonas maltophilia R551-3:
- the dnaA gene encoding chromosomal replication initiator protein DnaA encodes MDAWSRSLERLEAEFPPEDVHTWLKPLQADLRVDSLVLYAPNAFIVDQVRELYLARIRELLAHFAGFSDVFLEIGSRPRPVEAQNAPFSTPSAHVSSEPQVPFAGNLDNHYTFANFVEGRSNQLGLAAAFQAAQKPGDRAHNPLLLYGGTGLGKTHLMFAAGNAMRQANPGAKVLYLRSEQFFSAMIRALQEKTMDQFKRQFQQVDALLIDDIQFFAGKDRTQEEFFHTFNALFDGKQQIILTCDRYPREVEGLEARLKSRLAWGLSVAIEPPDFETRAAIVLAKARERGAEIPDDVAFLIAKKMRSNVRDLEGALNTLTARANFTGRAITTEFAQETLRDLLRAQQQAISIPNIQKTVADYYGLQIKDLLSKRRTRSLARPRQVAMALTKELTEHSLPEIGDAFAGRDHTTVLHACRQIRTLMEADGKLREDWDKLIRKLSE; translated from the coding sequence ATGGATGCCTGGTCCCGTAGTCTCGAGCGCCTCGAAGCGGAGTTCCCGCCGGAAGACGTTCACACCTGGTTGAAGCCACTGCAGGCCGATCTGCGCGTGGACAGCCTGGTGCTGTATGCACCGAATGCCTTCATCGTCGACCAGGTACGCGAACTGTACCTGGCCCGGATCCGCGAACTGCTGGCCCACTTCGCCGGTTTCAGCGACGTTTTTCTTGAAATCGGCTCGCGCCCGCGGCCCGTGGAGGCGCAGAACGCGCCGTTTTCCACGCCGTCGGCACATGTTTCCAGCGAACCGCAGGTACCGTTCGCCGGCAACCTGGACAATCACTACACCTTCGCCAACTTCGTCGAAGGCCGCAGCAACCAGCTGGGCCTGGCCGCTGCCTTCCAGGCGGCGCAGAAGCCGGGCGACCGTGCGCACAATCCGCTGCTGCTGTACGGAGGCACCGGCCTGGGCAAGACCCACCTGATGTTCGCCGCCGGCAACGCCATGCGCCAGGCCAACCCGGGGGCGAAGGTGCTGTACCTGCGCTCGGAACAGTTCTTCAGCGCGATGATCCGGGCCTTGCAGGAAAAGACCATGGATCAGTTCAAGCGCCAGTTCCAGCAGGTGGACGCGCTGCTGATCGATGACATCCAGTTCTTCGCCGGCAAGGACCGCACCCAGGAAGAGTTCTTCCACACCTTCAACGCGTTGTTCGATGGCAAGCAGCAGATCATCCTGACCTGCGACCGCTATCCGCGCGAAGTTGAAGGCCTGGAAGCGCGCCTGAAGTCGCGGCTTGCCTGGGGCCTGTCGGTCGCGATCGAACCGCCGGACTTCGAGACCCGCGCGGCGATCGTGCTGGCCAAGGCCCGCGAGCGCGGTGCCGAGATTCCCGATGATGTTGCGTTCCTGATCGCCAAGAAGATGCGCTCCAACGTGCGCGACCTCGAGGGCGCGCTGAATACCCTGACCGCTCGTGCCAATTTCACCGGCCGTGCGATCACCACTGAATTCGCCCAGGAAACTCTGCGCGATCTGCTGCGCGCCCAGCAGCAGGCGATCAGCATTCCCAACATCCAGAAAACGGTTGCCGACTACTACGGCCTGCAGATCAAGGATCTGCTGTCCAAGCGCCGGACCCGTTCGCTGGCTCGTCCGCGCCAGGTCGCCATGGCCCTGACCAAGGAGCTGACCGAGCACAGCCTGCCTGAGATCGGCGACGCCTTCGCCGGTCGCGACCACACCACGGTGCTGCATGCCTGCCGTCAGATCCGCACCCTGATGGAGGCCGACGGCAAGCTCCGCGAGGACTGGGACAAGCTGATCCGGAAGCTGAGCGAATGA